GCTTATCGTCGGCGGCATGTATTCCTACGCGCGGGTGCCCGTCGGATTTATGGTGCAGGAGTGGCTCGGGATGGCGCGCAACCCGTACGACCGGTTCGGCCATGTGTTGCAGGGGCTGGTGATATCGCTCTCGGCGCGGGAAGTGCTGGCGCGCGGCGGCTACCGGCTCGGCGCGAAAATGCTCGCGTTTCTGGTCTGCTGCGTGACGCTTGCCATCAGCGCCTTTTACGAGCTGATCGAGTGGTGGGTGGCGCTGGCGCTCGGTAAAGACGCCGATGATTTTCTCGGCACGCAAGGCGACGAGTGGGACACCCAGGCGGATATGCTCTGCGCGCTCCTCGGCGCGTTTATCTCAGTGTTTGCGCTGGCGCGCTGCCATACCCGCCAGCTTAAACGGGTGATGCGCTCACAAAAAAGCCGCCCGCAGGCGGCCTGATGCGTTTAGCGCTTGCGCATCTCCGGCAGGAAGAGATCGCCGCGCAGCACGCCGCTGCCCAGCACATCCTGCGTCTTCTCGTTCAGCCAGCCCACAATGCGCGCGGCCATGACGTCCATCGAATATTCGATAGCCGGGATAGTCGGGACGCCGGGCATTTGCAGCGTGCCCGCGAGGCTGAAGACCATAATGTCGTCCGGCACCGATTTATTAAACGCCTGAAGCTGCAGAATAACCCGCTGCGCCTCCTGATCGTCCGCCACCAGCAGCGCGTTGAAGTTAAGCGTGGTGGCGTTATTCAGCAGTTCCTGCAACGCCACCGAGGAGGACGTCGCATCCATAAACACCAGATTGCGGTTAAACGGCAGGAAGTTGCGCTCCAGCGCCAGCTTATAGCCGAGCAGCACCTGATCGGCGAAGCCGTTGCCCTGCGGATAAATCAGCGCTATCTGGCGGCGGTTCTGCCGAATCAGATAGTTACAGGCGGTTTCCACCGCGAACGCGTGGTCGTAATGCAGACTGGGGGCGTTTTCGCTCTCCATGCAGTCCACAAGGATCACATTTTCCTGGGTGATGTTTAACGGAAACCGCGCGCCGATAATCAGCACGTCGTCGCACAGGCCGCTGGTGAGTTCGTCCAGCGCGTTCATCACTTCATGCTTGCTGTTGGCGAAGCGCAGCAGCAGGTGTTTCTGGTGCTGGCTGAGCTGTTTTTCCAGCGCGTAGAGGTAGCCCGTGGTCTGGTTGATATTCTCCTGGGCGCAGATAACGCCGATACAGCCGGTGCTCTGGCTTAACAGCGACTGCGCGATGACGTTGGGCCGGTAGTTGAGCTCATCCACGGCTTTCAGCACGGCCTGACGGCTGGCTTCTTTGACGCCGCGCGATCCGCTCAACACCCGTGACACCGTGGCTTTAGACACCCCGGCCAGACGCGATACATCGTTGATTGTTGACATCTTTTTCCCCTGGCAGAAACCTGGCTTTCTGCGTCAAATCTTCATCAAAAATCGTTCAGATGATAACCGGTTGAAGTATATCCGTTTCCCGAAATCATGGAAACCGATTTTCCGTTTCGTGTCCGCGCTACGTCTTTCGCCTGAAAAGCTGTGATGCAAATCCAATTAATTCGTCCGATAAGACGGAGATCATGACGGGTTTCACACTTCTCTTTTTTATAAATGGAAATCGGTTTCCATATCCTATCCAATCATCTCCGCAATAAGTTTTTACATTTAAGGACGAGGTCATGTACAAGATTATGCTGTGTTGCTCTGCGGGGATGTCCACCAGTCTGCTGGTGAGAAAGATGGTTGACGCGGCAGGAGAACGGGATCTTCCCGTCCAGATAGAAGCCTGGGGCGTTGCCGAATTTGATACGCAGTTTCCAAAGTATCAGGTGGTGCTGCTCGGGCCGCAGGTGAAATATATGTTACCGACGCTGTCGCAAAAGGCTGCCGCTCACGGTATTCCTGTTCAGGCCATCGACATGATGGATTACGGAATGCAGCGTGGCGACAAAGTGCTGGATTACGCGCTCTCGCTTATTGAAGCCGCGCATTAGAAACAGGATCTCGCCCATGAGTTCTTTATATCAGTCGATGGTTGCCGTTATTGAACAGACGATTACGCCGCTCGCCGGGAAACTCGGCCAGCAGAAATATGTTATCGCCATTCGTGACGGCTTCACCGCGGCGCTGCCGTTCATGATTATCGGCTCGTTTATGCTGGTGTTTATCTTCCCGCCGTTCTCTGCCGATACCACGGTCGGCTTTGCCCGCGCATGGCTCGATTTCTCGCAGACGTACCGCGAACAGCTAATGCTGCCGTTTAATCTCAGCATGGGCGTGATGACCTTTTTTATCTCCGTTGGCGTCGGCGCGAGCCTGGGGCGTCAGTTTCAGCTCGATCCCGTCATGGCGGGCCTGCTGGCCTTTATGGCGTTTCTGCTGGTAGCAGCCCCCTACGCCGACGGCAAAATCTCCACGCAGTATCTCTCAGGCCAGGGCATTTTCACGGCGCTGATTACGGCGATTTACTCCACCCGCGTTTACGCGTGGCTTAAGGAGCACAAGGTGACCATCCGCCTGCCGAAAGAGGTGCCGACCGGCGTGGCGCGCTCGTTTGAAATTCTCATTCCGGTTATCGCGGTGATGGGAACGCTGCACCCGCTGAACCTGTTTATCGAAGCGCAAACCGGCATGATTATGCCGCAGGCGATCATGCATCTGCTGGAGCCGCTGGTTTCCGCGTCGGACTCCCTGCCCGCCGTACTGCTCTCCGTGCTGCTGTGCCAGATCTTCTGGTTCGCGGGCATCCACGGCTCGCTTATCGTCACGGGCATCATGAACCCGTTCTGGATGGCGAATCTCTCCGCCAACCAGGCGGCGCTGGCCGCGGGCGCCGCGCTGCCGCACACCTATCTGCAAGGCTTCTGGGATCACTACCTGCTGATCGGCGGCGTCGGCAGCACCCTGCCGCTGGCGTTTTTGCTGCTGAAAAGCCGGGCGACGCACCTGCGCACCATCGGCAAAATGGGCATCGTGCCGAGCTTTTTTAATATTAACGAACCGATTCTGTTCGGCGCGCCCATCATTATGAACCCGATCCTGTTTATCCCGTTCGTCTGCGTGCCGCTGGTCAACGCCGTACTCGCCTGGACCGCCACCCGCCTTGGGCTGATTGAGCAGGTCGTCTCGCTCACGCCCTGGACGACGCCCGCCCCCATCGGCGCGTCCTGGGCCGCCAACTGGGCGCTGGCCCCGGTAGTGATGTGCCTTATCTGTATGGTCATGTCGGCGCTGATTTACCTGCCGTTCCTGCGCGCCTATGAACGCTCGCTAATGAAGACCGAAGAGCTGAAAGCGCGTAACGCCGCTCCGCAGGCGCAAACCGTGACCGGATAATTCCCACCGTGCCAGGGACGGCGCGGCTCAAATAACGACACCGGAAATAATAAGCAGTAAACGCGTGGCGGTATTTCGCCCTGCGGGGAGCGTTACGCCTTTTTATTCCCTTTCAACAATGAAGAGTAATAAAGAATGATTGCACTGGAAGAAGCGGTAATGGAAATCATCGTCAATGCGGGGCAGTCGCGCAGCCTCTGCTTTGAGGCGCTACACGCCGCGCGGGCGGGCAATTTCAGCGAGGCGCAACACCTGCTGCGCGAAGCCGACGGCTACGCCCGGCAGGCGCATAAGATGCAGACGAAGCTCATTGAGCAGGACGCGGGCGAAGGCCGCCAGCCGATGACCTTAATTATGGCGCACGCGCAGGATCATTTAATGAATTCTTTGCTTGCGCGCGAATTTTCTGAAGAGCTGATGCATTTATATCAGCGTCAGTAAATAAATTATTTTATTCGCGGCAGAAGAAACTCTGCGGGCGATAAATAAACCGCTGTACCCGAAATGACGTAAATACGCTTTCCCGATGATAGCGCATTAATTCTGGCCCGCCAGAAGGGAGAGCTGTTGTCTTAATAATAGTGACGATAAAGAGATAATTATGACTACGTTAAAAAAACTTCCATTAGCCCTGGCGGTTATCGCCGCCCTTTGCCCTGTGTCTGTGCTCGCTCAGGAATATACCCAGGAACAGATTGACGCCATGGTGGCGAAAGCGGTGGATAAAGCGCTGGCCGAGCGCCAGGCGAAAATCGACGCCGCCATGAACAAGAAAGCGGATGTGGTCACCGAGCCGCAAAGCCCCGCCCAGACGCCGGATCTGGCGATTCCGTTCGGCGTGAAGTTTACCGGCTACGCCCGCTATGGCGCGCATTACCAGAGCGGCGACCAGAAATTTGTGGCGGTCGACGGCTCCTATAACGGCGCCTCCGCCATTGGCCGTCTCGGCAACGAAGGCAACGGCGGCGAATTCCAGCTCTCCAAAGCCTTTAAAGGCGGCAACGGCGCCATCTGGGATGTCAACGTGATGTTTGACCACTGGGGCGACGAAGTGAACCTGAAAAAAGCCTACGCAGGCGTGACCAACCTGCTGGAATCGAACCCGAACGCCTATTTCTGGGCCGGCCGCGATTTCCACCAGCGTCCGCAACAGGGCATTAACGACTACTTCTGGATGAACCACGACGGCCAGGGCGCCGGGGTGAAAAACTTCGATCTGGGCGGCGTGCAGTTCGATGTGGCGGTGGTGGCCGCCGTGGAATCCTGTAGCCCGGAAGTGATGGAAGACGAGGCGAACCCGTCGCGCATCACCTGTACCGGCGGCTCCGGCACCGGCGACAAAGGCAACTACGCGGCGACGTCTAAAATTCACGGCATGAAAATAGGCCCGCTCGATCTGGAACTGTACGCCAACTATGGCTTCGACTCTAAAGCGGTCGATCGCGACGAGCGCCTGAAAGCCTGGCAGGGCGGCGTGGTGCTGAGCCATACCAACGACAGCGGCGTGAATAAGCTTATCGCCCGCTACTCCGACAATTCGGACAACAGCGTGTACAACAAAACCGACGATCTGACCACGGTGTACGCGAGCTTCGAAGGGCTGCACAGATTCACACAGCAGGCGCAGCTGGAGTACCTGCTGGCGTTCCACGATTACGACAACGATCGCGATAACCGCCGCAACTACAACGCCATCGTGCGCCCGATGTATTTCTGGAACGACGTGCACTCCACCTGGCTGGAAGCGGGCTGGCAGCGCGTCGACTATCAGGACGGCGGCGATAACAGCGGCTGGAAAGTGACGCTCTCGCAGAACATGTCTATCGCGATGGGTCCGGAATTCCGCCCGATGCTGCGCTTCTACGTCACCGGCGGCGAAGTGGATAACAAACGCACCGCCCGCATCAACAATACCGACGACACCACGCTCGATTCACTGAATATCGGCGCGATGTGGGAAGCCTGGTGGTAATAACTCCCTGCCGCGCGGCGCACGTCGCGCGGTCTCCCTCCCTTTTTTCATGGGCTGACGTCAGCCGCAAACACTGCAACAATGAACCGGTATACGTCATCTCTCTTGCGAGCCACGTTGCCGGTCGCAGGGTGACATGAGAAAGCGTCATGCCTGTCTGTGACCTGACTCTGCAACGCCCGAGAATGCGGCGCATCATCGCGCGCGATTTGCTGGCAGAAACAGGCCGTATTCCGATGGGATATTTGACAGAAAGTGTGTGTCTTGTACTGACCTAACCCCTGTCATCGCTCGCCGTCCGGCCCATCCCGGCGCATTACGCTTTTCCTTTCTTACTCTGCAGGATGCCTTGTCATGAATAAGCTCTCCAGTACACCGCGTGACCCCCTTAATTTTCAACCGTTGACGTTGGAAGCGTCCCGCATTAAAGCGCATCGCTGGTGGTTGAAAGTATCCGCTGTCAGGCCGGGCGACATTTTGCTGGTGCAGAACGCCGGGTTACAGAGCGCAGGGATCCGCTTTGCCGATGGGAGTTTGTTTTCACACGCGGCGCTCTGGATGCATAGCGGGGAGCAGTTTCAGCCGGTACGCCTGGCGGAGGCTGATGGGCACGGCATAGGATTTACCGACTTTCCTGTCATCACCATTGATAATGAGGGAGTAAAGAGTGATGTCTGGCTTATGCCAGGCAATCCACGTTATTGCAAACTGCTGCGTCATAGAGATATCGAGTCGGTTCCCGAAAGCATCGCGAAACAGGCTGCAGAAGAGATGCGAAACGACTGGTTCTATAGCGATTACGCTTATCTGCATCGCCTGGCTGACGCCAGCCGTCACCCACCCGCAGTGCGCCGCCTCTACAGCGTCTTGCTTCAGGGCATTGATAGGGTCGCCAGTAAAAAACATGGTCGCAAAACGCTCTTTTGCTCCGAGCTGGTCGCAGTGTACTACGAAAAAATCGGGCTGACGTTATTTGATCCGCCTAAAGATCCGGCGCTAGTCTCGCCTGCGTCACTGGCCCAGCATGCCGTCGGTCTGTATGAAGTTCAGGGGGCGTTTGTGAATACCGACGCTTTAGCGGATACGGCCATCGCAAGTGGGCTGCATCTCGACGATCCGCGCGCGCAAGGCTGGCTACCGCTGCATGTCAACCAGGCGCGTAAGGGCTATCAGTTGGACAAGCTGGACCGCACGTTGAAGGAATCGATCGCCACCCTGCGTAAACACAACCTGGAAAACTATAGGGCGGCGCATGAAGATTGCTTAAACAGGCTGGCGAAGCTAGAACAGCTTGCGTTAATCGTTGATAAACCGCAGGCGATGAAAAAAATTACGACTTACCGTAAGTCTGAGCAGGGTCTTTATAATCTGCTGGTTAACCTCGAATCATCCTTGCCGGTGACCGATGCGGCAGGACATACGCTGACGCTTAGCGGCGAGCAAGAGTTTCATCTGTCGCTGAGAGTGCTATCGTTACTCGGTCAGCTGCGTTTTTCCGTCTGGAAACTTAACCTCACGTTATTAAGACACGTGCTGCGTGGCTCAAAACGAGCCCGTAAACCCTTAAATACACAGCGTCCCCTTAAACTCGCTCGGCTTTACCAGATTTACCGTCAGTTGCGCGAGTACCATACCCGGAGTAGTAACACGCTTGAAGCAGAGATTAAAAAAAGTGCTGAAGCGCTGAGTGCGAACGATGTTAAGCATATGACTCAGTGGCTGCAGGCTTACCCGTAAACCTATATGCGCGGCGGTTTAGTCCCGCCGCGCTCACGGTTTTAGTGAGTTTGTGGCTGCGTCTGCGGGGTGCCCTCCTGCGGTTTTTCTTCTTCCGGCGCGTCAGGCTGGATAATCACACGGCTTGGCAGCGCCAGCCGCACGCCCAGCTCCTGAAGCCCTTCCATGATGCGCAGGTTAATCTCCTGCTGCAGATCCATATACTGGTTGTAATCCGCCGTATTAATGATGTGCACCACTTCGTAGGTCAGACGATCCTGATCGAAAGTGGCGAAGTGCGCGCGGTCGAAGCGGGTATCGCCGCTCTGCTCGATAATGGATTTGACCATCGGGCCTATCTGGCGCAGCTTCTCAGGCGGCGTGGAGAGCGAGACGCCAAAGGTGAACACGATACGGCGCGTCTGCATACGCTTATAGTTGTGGATCGTCTGCTGAAGCAGAATGGCGTTCGCGCAGACGATCTGCTCGCCGCTTAAGCTGCGGATGCGCGTGGTTTTTAGCCCGATATGTTCGATGGTGCCGGACACATCGTTAAAGACAATAAAATCGCCGATTTCAAACGGCTTGTCGAAGCCGATAGAAAGCGAGGCGAAGACGTCGCTCAGTACCGTCTGCACCGCCAGCGCGATGGCGATACCGCCGACGCCGAGGCTCGCCACCAGCGCGGTGATATTGACCCCCGCATTGGCGAGGATCGACAGCAGCATCACCGCCCAGATCAGCGCGCGGATCATCAGCCCCAGAATAATCGTCGTCACCGGGTTGCGGTGCGTGCCGGGGCGCATTAGCGAGTGGCGCAGCCACGACTGTACCGCCTGATCGAACCAGAGCGCGATTTGCAATGCCAGCACCAGAAACCAGGCGTGGGAAATCGTGCTGTGCATCCGGTCAGGCAGGCTGACAAATTGCAGACTGAAAAGAAAGGCGGCAAAGAGAATCAAAATGCGCCGCGTCTTTCTTAATACGTCAAGAAAGACCTTATACGCGGTGCCGTTATTGTGTTCCTCCGCCCAGCGCGCGATGCGCTTGTGCAGTACGGCGAGAATTTTACTGACGACCCAGTAAGTGACGAGGGTTATCGCCAGCACCAGCAAGACATTTCCCCAGAATGTTAATGATGTCATCAGGCGCAAAAAATTGGTGTGCAGAATGTAATCCATTCTTCCTCCCTGGTCGGTAGCCCTAAAGTGAAATCTGAGTATAGACCATCGCTAAGAGGGCTTTTTTCAGAGGGTTAGGGTGTCGGCGCGTATAAAAAAAGCCCCTTCATCAGAAGGGGCTTAATGACGGAATTAACCGATTCGGGCTGTACGCCATAACGGGTTAGTATCCTTTTGAGCGGGAGATTTTATCCAGATAACCCATCACGAACGCCGACAAAACAAACGTCAGGTGGATAATCACATACCACATCAGCTTATTATCCGGCACGTTCTTCGCATCCATAAAGACGCGCAGCAGGTGAATGGAAGAGATAGCGACAATCGACGCCGCCACTTTATTCTTCAGCGAGCTGGCATCCATTTTCCCGAGCCAGCTCAGTTTTTCCTTACCTTCATGAATATCGAGCTGGGAGACGAAGTTTTCATAACCGGAAAACATCACCATCACCAGTAGTCCGCCCACCAGCGTCATGTCCACCAGCGACAACAGCAGCAGGATCAGATCCGCCTCGGCGATCGTCAGAATGTTCGGCAGAACGTGGATAATTTCCTGAAAGAATTTAACGGTCAGCGCCAGCAGCGCGAGAGAAAGCCCGAAATAAACCGGGGCCAGCAGCCAGCGCGAGGCGTACATTGCGTTTTCGATAAAGCGTTCCATAGCGTCCTGAAAAATAGCCAGAATGGCTTTCAGTATAACGCACAGAGGTGACGGTCTGACAACAGACCGGGGGATCAAACCTGGGTGATATCAACCTGCGGGCGCTGGTACTCCGGCCAGACGATCGCCACCAGTTGCGGATACGCCTCCTGGCTGAATTCATGGAAGCAGTGGCGCAGGTTGAGCACTTCGATATCGGAAAAGGTGACTAACTCACCGTTCAGACAGCGTTTTTTTAAATTATCGTAATATTTATACACCGCGGAATTAAGATTACTGCAACGGCGCTGCGCCTCAAATAAACCTGGAGTGGCGTTCAGTTGTTCAAATGTCATTTTTTTAATGGTGGCGTTCGTAAAATCGATATATTCGTGATTAACGCGCCAGTACCACAACGGAGTAATTGCGTTAAGTAACGCGGAAAAATGGTCTTCACCCTCTTCTTTGTTACGCGGCGGCATGGGGTCTACGCCAGAACCGTTGTCTGGTTTATTGGCACCATTTTCTTTCATAAAAAAAAGCACGCCGCTTAAAAGCAGCAGCAAGGTAATGACAGAATAAAAAATACTGTTCATGCGCAGGCTCCGTTTTTTTTGATTTTAATTTTACGGCATGTTATTGTCAACGAAAACCATCCGGCGTATTTCTTTATCCTTCTGATATAAAAGGAAATAAAATCAATGTTGCCCGACAATCTTGTGCCGGCGCGTTATCGTATTCCTACACCCGACAACCACCCCTCCGGCGAACAAAATAGCGAAAATTTAACTCAGGGAAAGCCAAAGCTCGAAGAATATGAAACCGACATATTGAGCGGCAAATCTCTGGCGGGCCAGAGCGGCAACGTACTGCTGGAAGAGCGCGACCGCCATATTAAAGCACGCCTGCTCAGTGTGGTTAAAATCGAAGCGTACACTAAAGTCCTGAATAAATTGGTCGAAGATAATGCTATTAGCGCTGAAGAATTGGCTGAACTGATCGCCACCAAAACCGCGCAGATAAATGAAGCGGGTAATAAAATTTGGCTTAATCTCATTACCCAGGAAAAAGACGCCCCCGTTTTTTATAAGTTCGAGGATTAACTGGCGTGACGGAAATAACCTCCAGCCACCAATATTTCACTTTAGATAAGCAAGAAGAACAGAAATTTATCTTAAGTCAGAATTTGCAGGCGCTGATTAATGAAAAAAATGAAGCCATCGCCGGTTATACCCGGGCCGTGCTGACGATACCGGCCGCCCTGGTACAGCTGAAATGGCAGAATCGCCGCGAAATCTATCCGTTGCTGGTGAAAGAAGAGGTGTATGGCGCCGTACTGGAAGAGATAATGAATCGTCACCCGCAGCTGCGCGCGCAAGTGATGGCCGCGATTGAAGAGCATTATCAGCAGATTAAAGCGCAGGAAGCGGAAACGCTAATGCTAAGCCGCAAGCTCGCTGATGGTAACTACCAGACCTCATCCGTCACGCCGCTTCCTGAACCGCCCGCCGCCTCAACCGACAAGTAGCGCGCCTGCGCCCTGTCCGCCGTTTTCCTCCTGCGTTAT
This DNA window, taken from Cronobacter universalis NCTC 9529, encodes the following:
- a CDS encoding DUF2238 domain-containing protein, whose translation is MLLSRPFYLSVGTVLLALLLVITALTTGRRLTWLMEVLPVFIVVPVLWATAKRYPLTPLLYALIFIGCVSLIVGGMYSYARVPVGFMVQEWLGMARNPYDRFGHVLQGLVISLSAREVLARGGYRLGAKMLAFLVCCVTLAISAFYELIEWWVALALGKDADDFLGTQGDEWDTQADMLCALLGAFISVFALARCHTRQLKRVMRSQKSRPQAA
- a CDS encoding LacI family DNA-binding transcriptional regulator, which codes for MSTINDVSRLAGVSKATVSRVLSGSRGVKEASRQAVLKAVDELNYRPNVIAQSLLSQSTGCIGVICAQENINQTTGYLYALEKQLSQHQKHLLLRFANSKHEVMNALDELTSGLCDDVLIIGARFPLNITQENVILVDCMESENAPSLHYDHAFAVETACNYLIRQNRRQIALIYPQGNGFADQVLLGYKLALERNFLPFNRNLVFMDATSSSVALQELLNNATTLNFNALLVADDQEAQRVILQLQAFNKSVPDDIMVFSLAGTLQMPGVPTIPAIEYSMDVMAARIVGWLNEKTQDVLGSGVLRGDLFLPEMRKR
- a CDS encoding PTS sugar transporter subunit IIB gives rise to the protein MYKIMLCCSAGMSTSLLVRKMVDAAGERDLPVQIEAWGVAEFDTQFPKYQVVLLGPQVKYMLPTLSQKAAAHGIPVQAIDMMDYGMQRGDKVLDYALSLIEAAH
- a CDS encoding PTS sugar transporter subunit IIC, with the protein product MSSLYQSMVAVIEQTITPLAGKLGQQKYVIAIRDGFTAALPFMIIGSFMLVFIFPPFSADTTVGFARAWLDFSQTYREQLMLPFNLSMGVMTFFISVGVGASLGRQFQLDPVMAGLLAFMAFLLVAAPYADGKISTQYLSGQGIFTALITAIYSTRVYAWLKEHKVTIRLPKEVPTGVARSFEILIPVIAVMGTLHPLNLFIEAQTGMIMPQAIMHLLEPLVSASDSLPAVLLSVLLCQIFWFAGIHGSLIVTGIMNPFWMANLSANQAALAAGAALPHTYLQGFWDHYLLIGGVGSTLPLAFLLLKSRATHLRTIGKMGIVPSFFNINEPILFGAPIIMNPILFIPFVCVPLVNAVLAWTATRLGLIEQVVSLTPWTTPAPIGASWAANWALAPVVMCLICMVMSALIYLPFLRAYERSLMKTEELKARNAAPQAQTVTG
- a CDS encoding PTS lactose/cellobiose transporter subunit IIA, encoding MIALEEAVMEIIVNAGQSRSLCFEALHAARAGNFSEAQHLLREADGYARQAHKMQTKLIEQDAGEGRQPMTLIMAHAQDHLMNSLLAREFSEELMHLYQRQ
- a CDS encoding carbohydrate porin; the encoded protein is MTTLKKLPLALAVIAALCPVSVLAQEYTQEQIDAMVAKAVDKALAERQAKIDAAMNKKADVVTEPQSPAQTPDLAIPFGVKFTGYARYGAHYQSGDQKFVAVDGSYNGASAIGRLGNEGNGGEFQLSKAFKGGNGAIWDVNVMFDHWGDEVNLKKAYAGVTNLLESNPNAYFWAGRDFHQRPQQGINDYFWMNHDGQGAGVKNFDLGGVQFDVAVVAAVESCSPEVMEDEANPSRITCTGGSGTGDKGNYAATSKIHGMKIGPLDLELYANYGFDSKAVDRDERLKAWQGGVVLSHTNDSGVNKLIARYSDNSDNSVYNKTDDLTTVYASFEGLHRFTQQAQLEYLLAFHDYDNDRDNRRNYNAIVRPMYFWNDVHSTWLEAGWQRVDYQDGGDNSGWKVTLSQNMSIAMGPEFRPMLRFYVTGGEVDNKRTARINNTDDTTLDSLNIGAMWEAWW
- a CDS encoding C40 family peptidase, translating into MNKLSSTPRDPLNFQPLTLEASRIKAHRWWLKVSAVRPGDILLVQNAGLQSAGIRFADGSLFSHAALWMHSGEQFQPVRLAEADGHGIGFTDFPVITIDNEGVKSDVWLMPGNPRYCKLLRHRDIESVPESIAKQAAEEMRNDWFYSDYAYLHRLADASRHPPAVRRLYSVLLQGIDRVASKKHGRKTLFCSELVAVYYEKIGLTLFDPPKDPALVSPASLAQHAVGLYEVQGAFVNTDALADTAIASGLHLDDPRAQGWLPLHVNQARKGYQLDKLDRTLKESIATLRKHNLENYRAAHEDCLNRLAKLEQLALIVDKPQAMKKITTYRKSEQGLYNLLVNLESSLPVTDAAGHTLTLSGEQEFHLSLRVLSLLGQLRFSVWKLNLTLLRHVLRGSKRARKPLNTQRPLKLARLYQIYRQLREYHTRSSNTLEAEIKKSAEALSANDVKHMTQWLQAYP
- a CDS encoding mechanosensitive ion channel family protein; this encodes MDYILHTNFLRLMTSLTFWGNVLLVLAITLVTYWVVSKILAVLHKRIARWAEEHNNGTAYKVFLDVLRKTRRILILFAAFLFSLQFVSLPDRMHSTISHAWFLVLALQIALWFDQAVQSWLRHSLMRPGTHRNPVTTIILGLMIRALIWAVMLLSILANAGVNITALVASLGVGGIAIALAVQTVLSDVFASLSIGFDKPFEIGDFIVFNDVSGTIEHIGLKTTRIRSLSGEQIVCANAILLQQTIHNYKRMQTRRIVFTFGVSLSTPPEKLRQIGPMVKSIIEQSGDTRFDRAHFATFDQDRLTYEVVHIINTADYNQYMDLQQEINLRIMEGLQELGVRLALPSRVIIQPDAPEEEKPQEGTPQTQPQTH
- a CDS encoding TIGR00645 family protein, which translates into the protein MERFIENAMYASRWLLAPVYFGLSLALLALTVKFFQEIIHVLPNILTIAEADLILLLLSLVDMTLVGGLLVMVMFSGYENFVSQLDIHEGKEKLSWLGKMDASSLKNKVAASIVAISSIHLLRVFMDAKNVPDNKLMWYVIIHLTFVLSAFVMGYLDKISRSKGY
- a CDS encoding ESA_00282 family adhesion-associated protein; the encoded protein is MNSIFYSVITLLLLLSGVLFFMKENGANKPDNGSGVDPMPPRNKEEGEDHFSALLNAITPLWYWRVNHEYIDFTNATIKKMTFEQLNATPGLFEAQRRCSNLNSAVYKYYDNLKKRCLNGELVTFSDIEVLNLRHCFHEFSQEAYPQLVAIVWPEYQRPQVDITQV